Genomic DNA from Halobaculum sp. MBLA0147:
CCAACGCGAACAGTCGCGCGTACTCGGTCAGGTAGACGTAGTCCTGCCGCACCCAGTACCGGAACGGGGCCTCGTCGAGCGTCCCCGCGCCCAACTGCTCGACCATCGGGTGCTCGAGGATCGCCTCCCAGTACATCTCCGCCTCGTCGTCGATCTCGTCGGTGAAGCTCACACCCGACGCCTCGAGCGCCCTCACCGAGAGTGTTACGACCGAGTTGTATCACTCGGTTGTTGGTCGTCGTCGGGTGGTAGTCGAGGGTTCACTCCCCGTCGGTGCGCCCGTGCCACCAGCGGAGCCAGTCCGCGAGTGGGCCACGCTGGCCCTCCACGGTGATCTCGACGGAGCCGCTCAGTCCCCACTCCGCGGTGGGCGCTCCCCCGCCCGTCCGCAGCGGGACCTCCACCCACACGTCGTCGAACGAACACACGAGGTCCTCCTCGCGGTCGACCGCCTCGTCGAGCAGTTCGTCGACCCGACGCGACCACTCCGGTCGTCGCGGGTCGACACCCTGCGCCGTGTCACTCATACCCACCTCTTCGAGGACCGCCGACTTGTAGTTCCCGCCGTGACGCCGCCGACTCGCCCGCGCCCGCCGCCACCGCGGACCGACACTGCCACCGGTCGCCCCCGACACCACCGTCACACCGAACCACAACCGATTACCACCACGTAGTACTACGTGGTCGTATGCGAGCCACGGCTCCGGACGAGCGGCCGGTCGTGTTGACCGTCGCCGGCAGCGACTCGGGTGGCGGCGCGGGGATCCAGGCGGACGTGAAGACGATCGAGGCGACCGGCGGGTTCGCCACGAGCGTCGTGACGAGCGTCACTGCCCAGCACACCCGTGGTGTCGAGTCGACACACGTCCTCCCGGTCGCGGAGGTACGGGCACAGTTGGACGCCGTCTTCGACGACTTCGACGTGCGGGCGGTGAAGACCGGGATGCTCGCGACCGCCGAGATCGTCGACTGCGTCGCCGAGCGCGCCCGCGAGACGGACGTCCCGTTCGTCGTCGATCCGGTGATGGTGGCCGCCTCCGGCGACCGCCTCCTGGAACCTGCCGCCGAGGACGCCTACCGCGACCTGCTCGCGGCGGCGACACTCGTCACACCCAACGCGGACGAGGCGGCGGTGTTGACCGGGATCGACCCCGACGACGAGGCCGACCTCCGGCGCGTCGGCGAACGGCTCGTCGCCGACGGCGCCGAGGCGGCACTCGTGAAGGGTGGCCACGTCGACGGCGACCCGGTGACGGACGTGCTCGTCCGCGGGGCGGAGCGTGGGAACGCGGCCGACGGCGGTGGTGGCAGCGACGGAGGCGAGGGTGGTGGAACGACCGGTCGGGAGGACGACGGCGGCGAACGTGACCGGACGGTCGTCGAGACGGTCTCCCACGAGCGTGTCGACACCGACGCGACACACGGGTCGGGGTGTACGTTGTCGAGTTCGATCGCCGCACGGTTGGCGGGCGGGGCGACGCTGTCCGCGGCGGTCGCGGGTGGGATCGACCACGTCGCTCGCGCGGTGCGGTACCCCCTGGCCGTCGGTCGCGGGCCGGGTGCAGTCCACCACACCGTGGAACTGCGCGACGAGGGGGCCCGCGAGAGGACCCGCGAGGCCCTCGTCGCCGTCCGCGAGAGCGAGCCGTTCGCCGCCGTCGGCGAGTCCGTCGCGGTCGCGACGCCGTACGCGGAGTCTCCCGCGGGCGTCGTCAGTGCCGTCGACGATGGAATCGCCGGCGACAACCGAGCCCTCGAGTCCGGCGGAGACGACGTCGGCGTCGTGTTCGGACGAGAGACGCCGGTGGTCGACGCCTTGCTGGCCGCTCGTGAGCGAGCGCCGACACTGCGGGTCGCGGTCACGGTGACACACGAGGGAGACGTGACGACTGCCGTCGACACGCTCGGCTGGGAGACGGTGTCGGTCGAGGGGAGTGACGAGACCGGCGACACACTCGCCGACAGCGGGATGGCGGCCGGTGACGGAACGGGAGCGCCACACGCCGTCCGACTCGGAGGCGACGAGTCGCCGGCCGTCGTGGTCGTCGCACCGGACTCGGAGCGACTCCACGAGCGACTGACCGCACTCGTCGAGGCGGCCGACTCGCGGCGGGAACCGTAGCGCGACGGCCTCAGTACGACAGTACTTCGAGGTCGGAGACACGTTCGAAGTCCTCGTCTCGTGTGACGAGACAGGCCCCCGCGTCTCGACAGACGCCGGCGATTATCACGTCGCCCAGGTTCACCGGCTCGCCGGCTGCCCGGAGTTCGCGTTCGACCGCGACCGCCTCGCGGACGGCGGTCTCCGTCGTCGGGAGGGGCTCGATCCAGTCGAGCGCGTCGGCGATTCGCGCGACGGCGTCCGGCCCGTTACTCCGGAGACCACCACGGTACGTCTCGAACAGGACGTACGACGGAGCGGCGAACGGCTCCGGCTCGTGATCCTCGACGAACGCCAGCGTGGCCGGCTCGCCGTCGAGGTAGTCGACGAGGAAACTCGTGTCCGCCGCGATCATCGGGGCTGCCGCTCGCGGGAGTCGTCCAATCGCTCGCGTGCGTCGGCGTCGAACTGCTCGCGTGCGTCGGCGACCGCGGCGGCGAACCCCGGTGTGTCGGCCATCGCGCCGAACCCGTCGGCCGGGTCACCCTCTGCGTCGGTCAAGCGGATGATCGTCTCCGTGAAACTCTCGTCGGGACGCTTGTGTGCCCGGAGTCTGTCGTACGCCTCCTCCGTGATCGTGAGACTCTTTGTCGGCATCGTCGTACGTCTACATCTACACGTACGTGTACTTGCCAGTTACGGCCGAACTGGCAGTTTCGGTCGGAGTGACGGTCACGGCGTACCGAGAGTCGTCGCTACGGCTCCAACTCCAGCGGGACGCTCCCGGAGGTGTACCCCTGGACCCACCCGTTCGGACGGAGGCGGAAGACGACGGCCGGCCGGTGACCCACGTCCGGCTGTTCGCCGTAGATCCGCCGCCAGTCGTCGTCCGCGAACGACGAGCAGTCGACGAACAGCGTCACGCCGCCGCCGTGGGCCTCCAGTTGCCCGGTCGTCTTCGTCTGGGCGGTGTCTTTGATCGCCCGCAGCGGGGAGTCGGTCGAACGGCGGCCCGTCGGCACCGGTCGCGTCACCTCCACAAGCGTCGGCTCCTCGCCGTCGCGTTCGGCGCGGTAGTCGATGACGTGGTCCGTCGACACCTCGATCTCGGGGACCACGTCGTACCCGGCACGCCAGAGGAACCACGCCACGTCGAACTCCCCCATCGTCGCCGCCATCCGGGTGAGGTCGAACAGCTCCGAGGTGCCGAGCTTCGCGGCCATCTCCTCGCGGTACGGGTCGAGTGTCCCCTCTGCGAGGAACGACTCGTAGAACCCCGCCGCCTCGTCGCGGGTCGTGTCCGGGAAGCCGGCGTTCGCGTCGCGGAAGAACCGACGCGTGGTCTCGGCGCCGTCCTTCGAGCAGAACACCGGGAGGAAGAACCACGACAGCGTCGGGTACGCCTCCAGCCACGGCTCGGCCTCGTGGAGCGTCGCCGTCAGTTCGCGTTCGACCCACTCGGTCACCGCCGCGGGCGCCTCGGCGAAGTCGTACTTCGTCGTCCGCCACAGGTCCGAGGGGGTCTCCGTGTTGCCGACCCAGTAGCCGCCCGCCCCGCCGCCGGTGCCGTCCGGTCCCTCGCCGTCGGCCGTCCAGCAGAACAGCGCGAGACTCCCGTCGTCCATCTCGAACCGACGCGCCTCGTAGCCGTCGGGCGGGGAGAACCACGGCGTCGCCGCGACCGCACCGAGGTTGTCGTCGAGGGCGTCGTACAGCGCGGATCGCACCCGGTCCCCGGACCAACGGCCGGGCGAGTACCGGAATCGGAGAGGCGTCGCCACACCCTCACTCGGCGGAGCGACCGTTTCAACGCGTCGGCTCGGCGGCGTCGCGACTGGCGGTGTCGGCGGCGTCGCGACTGGCGGTGTCGGCGGCGTCGCGACTGGCGGTGTCGGCGGCTGAGGGGAGTAAGCCCCCTTCGGTTCGACCCGACATTCGGCTGAGCGCCCGCACCACACCCGCCGCAGTCACGCGGTCGCGAAGACCGCGCGACCGCGACGGTCGCG
This window encodes:
- a CDS encoding PIN domain-containing protein: MIAADTSFLVDYLDGEPATLAFVEDHEPEPFAAPSYVLFETYRGGLRSNGPDAVARIADALDWIEPLPTTETAVREAVAVERELRAAGEPVNLGDVIIAGVCRDAGACLVTRDEDFERVSDLEVLSY
- the thiD gene encoding bifunctional hydroxymethylpyrimidine kinase/phosphomethylpyrimidine kinase, with translation MRATAPDERPVVLTVAGSDSGGGAGIQADVKTIEATGGFATSVVTSVTAQHTRGVESTHVLPVAEVRAQLDAVFDDFDVRAVKTGMLATAEIVDCVAERARETDVPFVVDPVMVAASGDRLLEPAAEDAYRDLLAAATLVTPNADEAAVLTGIDPDDEADLRRVGERLVADGAEAALVKGGHVDGDPVTDVLVRGAERGNAADGGGGSDGGEGGGTTGREDDGGERDRTVVETVSHERVDTDATHGSGCTLSSSIAARLAGGATLSAAVAGGIDHVARAVRYPLAVGRGPGAVHHTVELRDEGARERTREALVAVRESEPFAAVGESVAVATPYAESPAGVVSAVDDGIAGDNRALESGGDDVGVVFGRETPVVDALLAARERAPTLRVAVTVTHEGDVTTAVDTLGWETVSVEGSDETGDTLADSGMAAGDGTGAPHAVRLGGDESPAVVVVAPDSERLHERLTALVEAADSRREP
- a CDS encoding DUF5784 family protein, producing the protein MATPLRFRYSPGRWSGDRVRSALYDALDDNLGAVAATPWFSPPDGYEARRFEMDDGSLALFCWTADGEGPDGTGGGAGGYWVGNTETPSDLWRTTKYDFAEAPAAVTEWVERELTATLHEAEPWLEAYPTLSWFFLPVFCSKDGAETTRRFFRDANAGFPDTTRDEAAGFYESFLAEGTLDPYREEMAAKLGTSELFDLTRMAATMGEFDVAWFLWRAGYDVVPEIEVSTDHVIDYRAERDGEEPTLVEVTRPVPTGRRSTDSPLRAIKDTAQTKTTGQLEAHGGGVTLFVDCSSFADDDWRRIYGEQPDVGHRPAVVFRLRPNGWVQGYTSGSVPLELEP
- a CDS encoding antitoxin VapB family protein, with amino-acid sequence MPTKSLTITEEAYDRLRAHKRPDESFTETIIRLTDAEGDPADGFGAMADTPGFAAAVADAREQFDADARERLDDSRERQPR